The following DNA comes from Miscanthus floridulus cultivar M001 chromosome 5, ASM1932011v1, whole genome shotgun sequence.
TTTCTGTGGAGCTACAGTGTTCCCACGCGTGAACAGTGTTTCCTACGCTGCTATAGTGTCAGGGTGGGGAACTCCATATTGCTACAGTGCTGACGTGAGGAAGCTCTTCACAGCTACAGGCTGACGTGAGGAAAGGGTGCGTACACTGCGTTTGTAGAGCAGTGAGCGAGCGGCGTGCTCAGCGGCTGAACTTGTGATTGAGATTAATGCAtagcgtgtgcgacacactatggcagtggtagcgcgtcgtgcactgataattttgtaaggtgattagcaagcgaagtaaaggcgggataattagaacaacgagagatgacagtggcgcgtcgcgagattgatggagatataaatcttgtCAAGTtatatgctaataattagtgaatgacaataatttatcatttgactttgtggctatggagctctcacgtagagagagatgacgtgctggaaTGACAACTTGGACAGgtaataaattagagctcaatttgagaattagtgcattAAAATTTAATTTcacatttaccacatgcaataatacataaacatgatgctcatgacatggtttagtattttgattaaggtgtaacaccgagggtgttacacagaTCTGCCGTCGGTGAGGAGGAGGGGCCAGATCCACGGCCGACGAGGAGGAGGGGGCCAGATCTGCCGTCGACGAGGTGGAAGGGGCTAGATTCGCCGCTAGTGAGGAGGAAGGGGCTAGATCCGCCACCACCATCGGTGAAGACAAGGACGGAGGCGACGCCAGATCTGGGCCCTGGCCACCACCATCGAAGCCTCCCCGAAGCCGAAAAGGCACACGGTGCACATGAGCAACGTCACAAGGAGCACAGCACGGATGGAGAAGCCATAGGCGGCAGAGGAGCTtgaggtggtctcggccatggctcgCACTGCACGTATGtgggaggaggagaggagcatGCGTGAGTGGGAGAGAAGGGGTCGCTCTGCTGATGGAtgaagggagggagagaggaggcgTCGCTTTGTTGagggagagaaagaaagagaggcGCTGCTCAGctgaggagggagagggagaggaagagagatggcAGTGTTGAACCCTAAgttcatgtatatatatgaagacGGCTATCAGGCCTCGCCGGGGCTTGTTGGGCCTCGGCTTTTTTGGAGACGGGCTTTATAGtgtgcccgcctccaaaaatggaTTTATGGAGGCGGGCACCTTAAAACGTCCGCCTCCAGAAATAGGCTATTTTTGGAGGTGGTTGTCTTATGGTGCCCGCCTCCACAAAACTATTTTTAGAGGCGGGCATTTCTTGACCACCGTAAATAAAAATGACTGCCTCCGTTAATCGCTCAGTATTTTTCAAGACGGTTGGATTTTTTGACCGCCTCAGCTAATAAAAGGGCGCCGCcttgcaaaatcatttgtgtagttgTCGTGTATCAGTATCAGAGATACCTGGAACAAGGAAGCTAATGGCCATGAATGCTAACTCCCTCAGATGGTCAAGAGTGTATCTTGGTCTCGCCCGGccctgagggcacgggctccgtctcacccgacctcaaggACGTAGGATCCgggtcacccgaccccaagggcatgggctccatctcgctcgaccccaagggtGAGAGCCCCGTCACACCCGACCCCAAgggcacgggctctgtctcgcccaacccctcagACGAGAGCCCCGTCACATTCGACCCCGAGGACGCATACTCTGCctcggactctgcctcgcccgaccccgagagcatgggctccgcctcgcccgaccccaagggcgcGGGCTTTGCCTCGCTTGACCCTGAGGGCGtgggcttcacctcgcccgacggaGGTCGGTACCGcccccaaccactacgggtctaaaaGTACGAgtctagggtcaaacttctgatgcTAGAAGGGGAGCAGGCGCGTCTAGACATGACCCGCGGCCATGATGGGCCACGTCTGAGGACACATATCACCAACAGCATCAGGCGTGCCAGCGCTATGCTACCTACTTCTCGTACGGCCTCCTGCGGAGGCTTCAGCTAGCCATACTGTCCGCTGGGATGGAATGAAACGCCACAACCAGCTGACGATGCCCACGTATGGTGCCAATGATGAATAGGGcagcgacatggagccatccctgtcgtCATCTATAGGGCCAACAGGACCCACGCAAAGGAGATGGAAGACATCACAATCCTAGAAGTCTTCCTCTCCtcgtctctctctctttctctctctgtgtgatgtaacctgcatcttccccttcatctataaaaggggaagcagggcaccccataaGGAGGGTCGACATTCCCACACATCTAAAATGTTTAAGCGGCTAAAGGCTTAGGCGCTCAATAGTAGAGAGAGAGCTCAACCAGACTCACTCTtttcaccaaagacttgggaccttctccctctcttgcctatttataacccctactacaaaccaagtgccggtaacacgagcagcagcagactggacgtagggacatttcgctcgaactagtataaatccttgtgtcctccgagcacagccATCCAAGTCAGACTCACAAACTAAAAATTTACTAGCTGGGGTTCAAAACATCgatagttggtgcaccaggtaggcgCCTTTTGCGCGTCTCATCGTCCACAACAGaccacggatggctagccatggtgTTAGCTAGGTCTCGGGTGTGCACGTGCGCTTTGAGAGCCTAGACATCATCGTCAccatggagggagagttggcgtggGCTCCTGCCCTCATCCAACTTCTTTGCTCCACCGGCCTCGACGCAATCGTCGAAGCCCTCGAGAAGCTATAGCTACACGCACTAGAGGCCCATGTCCTTGGGAGTGACCAGCTCCTTGGCTTCGATTacaggaggctagagcgccaactcaatgccttcctaggaccccgaccgtcctaggaggatgtgcgctgcctcaccttctccttCACCAACGTCATGACGTGGTTTGCCGGAGAGGAGCCACTCTCCCCAGAATATCTCACCCAGGATGCCCCGATAGTGTTCCCGTTTGGTCTATGCAATGCCATGAGGACCATTGGTCACCTCGTGGTACAACGCATGTACTCGCCTCCCACAGATgacgaattcgtgggaatggccgATTATGTCGCggagtctttccacgaccttctcacGAGAGATTCAGAGTCAATCTTTGACTctaactccagtagggggagccatcacccctcgtgagaatgttttatggtaggtacccccaagggacatgtcgaaagcgtccatgagggaggggctaccccaccaaACAACTTCGATGATGAAGTCAAAGAAGATGCGGGGGCCCTTCCCTGCATGTAGGTGGAACAGCTAAAGGCACATCATCAGGAGCTCGAGGATGCGTGCCTCAAGCTAGAGCAGGAGTGCGCGGAGCTCAAATGCAAGATCGAGCGTCGCAGGGATGGTGGTCGTGCATGTGCCATCGCCCGCGACgtaaaccggaggatcatcgaggacgacggAGGACTCCCGCACTTTgcctgggcaagccagaacatagcTGCCACGGCGGCCCTACTCCAAAGGCTCCCAAAGCCCACGACACCCAAAGACCatcgggcccaccatgagatccgcacgctacttgagcgtgcagCAATGCAATAGGCAAAAAACTCGCTGTCTTGGCgatgcgagctcgatgccagTCAGTGCATATCTTCGGGTTGACATGGCCGGAACGTATCCGTCCACTAGGCACCACATGATGGTGGGGGACTTGCCATGGTCCCGGTGATGAGCGTCTCAGCCCTAACCGTGACGCACGCAACACCCTAGATGCCCATAGGCACAGATGGGGTGACAAGAGAGGGGAGGCCAGCCGTGGCTACCATCCTCGTCGCAGCATACGCTATGATAGTGGCGaagaccgaagcccaagccctgaCCTATCGGGGCCCTAGGCTTttggtcggcacatcctcaacgtggTTTTCTCGCCGCGGTATCGACCGTCAACCAATATCCtgaagtactctggggagacgaaccctggcttgtggctcgaggactactAGCTTGCTTGTCAAGCCGATGGCGCGGAtagtgattacttcattatccacaacctccccttgttcctggccgatttggcgtgaacatggctggagcaccttccgcccaaccggattcaaagttgggcggacttgaaggagatctttgtgggaaacttccaaggCACCTACATGCACCCTAGGAACCTTGGGGATCTAAAAAGTTACTGACAGAAGTCCAGAGAGACTCTCCGTGAGTACATCCGACTCTTCTCTAGGCAATGCAATGAGTTGCCTGATGTCGCTGACACCAACGTCATCGGAGCCTTCTTGTccgggaccacctatgagtccctggtccataagctaggacgtaagggcccttggaccaccaaggagctccttgacatcacGACCATccatgcctcaggcgaggaggcggtcgaagtGATTTCTGATCGCTCCAAAGGCAAAGCGAGGTAGGATGAGGACGCC
Coding sequences within:
- the LOC136455144 gene encoding uncharacterized protein — translated: MLTPSDGQECILVSPGPEGTGSVSPDLKDVGSGSPDPKGMGSISLDPKGESPVTPDPKGTGSVSPNPSDESPVTFDPEDAYSASDSASPDPESMGSASPDPKGAGFASLDPEGVGFTSPDGGRYRPQPLRV